One genomic window of Sphingomonas ginsengisoli An et al. 2013 includes the following:
- a CDS encoding translocation/assembly module TamB domain-containing protein, translated as MATPDEDVVIVRHRSNWPVRIAKWVAGILIGLLLLAALLIAAINTDPGRRFVASRIEGLQFANGMKVGVGRIDGSLYGAMTIHDLTLSDPKGVFFAAPLVRVDWRPFAYANNHLDIRDLSAPTATLGRLPLFKATPPSNAPLLPDLDIDVGHLKVDRLVLGAPVTGVRRVGFLEGRAHIADRRAQVALNAAVVGGGDRLELLLDAVPERNRLALTAALNAPANGVVAKLTGIAKPLRLRVGGRGDWRQWNGQLLADLGGTPFARLALSARNGTFGVKGPTRVASLVTGPTAALLGPITNVALTSTWANRRADLTGRVSSDAFVLDARGVADLGQSRFDGLHLDFGLLKPQLLAPNLAGRDLRAVATLNGALMRPAVDYRLSATTLAFNDMALRGLEAVGTTRWQGDHLAVPIAATARAITGLDTVAGGTLTNVRLDGDLAVDWPRIVSDNLRLRSDRIDAKLLVLADVAKGFYSGAINGRIDNYRIASLGVFNIVTNADVKTVGRSGYAVVGRVRAQSTRLFNDGVRNFLGGNLLVSSNVAYGTDGVVRFSGLRMNSPQLRVTDGRGSYNPTGQINLVATGVSRQYGPVGVQVTGTVAKPRAIVTAARPGLGLGIASLRAEIEGTGSAYLVKAAGRSNYGNFTADVAVQTAAGPLTIDIRRATLAGVTVQGRVRQTPAGPFAGQLTARGDGLAGLVRLAAAGKYQQALINLRARNALLPPPANIQVGSAIVDARVTLYDQPEIIADAQLGQARFGTTDINALRTVINYRGGRGFARGLAEGTAGVPFRIAFNSALEPNLWRAALQGRINGVNVRTASPARIVPHSGSYELLPTRIDFDQGSARLAGSYGNALRLQSRIDGVDLGLVNVFAPGLGVGGKATGSLDFVQAGNAFPSLDASLAIRNFTRTTAAAVSRPLDVNLVARLAPGTATLNAVMRTRSTVVGRVQAAIVPLGSGGWTQRIAGAPLRGGIRYIGPADALFSLAGLADQSLAGPLGVAADFSGRVERPALQGVVRGRSLTYTNTTYGTRLTNLALQGRFTGERLEIDQLNAQAGNGTLTGSGYVSLAAASGYPARFTLSLDNARLANSDALRVTASGNVQLVKDANQSPVLTGTVRLPATRYQIIRQGSAQVPELTGVRFKPPRGRPLVTGDAPPPSAAASFGDVRLDLNIVAPGQLFVSGMGLESEWRADLRVTGTSQAPRIAGNIDLVRGTLGFAGRSFELQQGQIRFAGGSTTDATIALSATETISDVDVTVNVTGNVLNPQIAFSSSPGLPQDEIVSRILFGNSVGQLSPIQAVQLAASLNTLRGSGGGLNPLGKLRQVAGIDRLRILGPDDTSGRGTALAAGKYISKNIYLEVVTDARGFTATQLEVTLSRALSILSQAGGSNSTNVNVRYRKNY; from the coding sequence ATGGCCACGCCCGACGAAGACGTCGTGATCGTCCGCCATCGCTCCAACTGGCCGGTGCGGATCGCCAAGTGGGTCGCGGGCATCCTGATCGGCCTGCTGCTCTTGGCCGCACTGCTGATCGCGGCGATCAACACCGACCCGGGTCGCCGCTTCGTCGCCAGCCGGATCGAGGGCCTGCAATTCGCCAACGGGATGAAGGTCGGCGTCGGGCGGATCGACGGCTCGCTCTACGGTGCGATGACCATCCACGACCTGACCCTGTCCGATCCCAAGGGCGTGTTCTTCGCGGCGCCGCTGGTGCGGGTGGATTGGCGGCCGTTCGCTTACGCCAACAACCACCTCGACATCCGCGACCTGAGCGCCCCGACCGCGACACTGGGTCGGTTGCCCCTGTTCAAGGCAACTCCGCCGAGCAACGCGCCGCTGCTGCCCGACCTCGACATCGACGTCGGCCACCTCAAGGTCGATCGGCTGGTGCTGGGCGCACCGGTGACGGGAGTGCGGCGCGTCGGCTTCCTGGAGGGCCGGGCACATATCGCCGACCGCCGGGCGCAGGTCGCGCTAAACGCCGCCGTGGTGGGGGGCGGAGACCGGCTCGAATTGCTGCTCGACGCGGTGCCCGAGCGAAACCGGCTCGCGCTGACCGCCGCCCTGAACGCACCGGCCAACGGCGTCGTGGCCAAGCTGACCGGCATTGCCAAGCCGCTCCGGTTACGCGTGGGCGGCCGCGGCGACTGGCGACAGTGGAACGGGCAATTGCTCGCCGACCTCGGCGGGACGCCGTTCGCGCGGCTGGCGCTGAGTGCCCGCAACGGCACCTTTGGCGTGAAGGGGCCGACGCGAGTGGCGTCGCTGGTCACCGGGCCAACTGCGGCGTTGCTCGGCCCGATCACCAACGTCGCCTTGACCTCGACCTGGGCGAACCGCCGGGCCGACCTGACCGGGCGCGTGTCGAGCGACGCGTTCGTCCTTGACGCGCGCGGCGTCGCCGACCTCGGACAGAGCCGGTTCGATGGACTCCACCTCGACTTCGGCCTGCTCAAGCCGCAGTTGCTCGCACCCAATCTCGCCGGGCGCGACTTACGCGCGGTGGCGACGCTCAACGGTGCACTGATGCGGCCTGCGGTCGACTATCGGCTGTCGGCGACCACCCTCGCATTCAACGACATGGCTCTGCGCGGACTAGAGGCTGTCGGGACGACCCGCTGGCAAGGTGATCACCTCGCCGTCCCCATCGCCGCGACCGCGCGCGCGATCACCGGGCTCGACACGGTGGCCGGGGGAACGCTAACCAATGTCCGCCTCGACGGCGACCTGGCGGTCGACTGGCCACGGATCGTGTCGGACAATCTGCGCCTCCGCTCGGACCGGATCGACGCCAAGCTGCTGGTCCTCGCCGATGTCGCCAAGGGCTTCTATTCGGGCGCGATCAACGGACGGATCGACAATTACCGGATCGCCAGCCTGGGCGTCTTCAACATCGTCACCAATGCCGATGTGAAGACCGTCGGCCGCAGCGGCTATGCGGTCGTCGGCCGCGTTCGAGCCCAGTCGACCCGGTTGTTCAACGACGGCGTGCGCAACTTCCTCGGCGGCAACCTCCTGGTGTCGAGCAACGTCGCCTATGGCACCGACGGCGTGGTGCGCTTTTCCGGGCTCCGGATGAACTCGCCGCAGCTGCGGGTGACCGACGGCCGCGGCAGCTACAATCCGACCGGGCAGATCAATCTCGTCGCCACCGGCGTCTCGCGGCAATATGGGCCGGTCGGTGTGCAGGTTACCGGCACCGTGGCGAAGCCACGCGCGATCGTCACCGCCGCCCGGCCCGGGCTGGGACTCGGGATCGCGAGCCTCAGGGCCGAGATCGAGGGGACCGGCAGCGCTTATCTGGTCAAGGCGGCCGGACGCAGCAATTACGGCAACTTCACCGCCGATGTCGCGGTGCAGACTGCGGCGGGGCCGCTGACGATCGACATTCGCCGCGCGACCCTCGCCGGTGTCACGGTGCAGGGCCGCGTCCGGCAAACGCCGGCGGGGCCGTTCGCCGGGCAGCTTACCGCGCGCGGCGACGGCTTGGCCGGGCTGGTCCGCCTCGCCGCTGCCGGCAAGTATCAGCAGGCGCTGATCAATCTGCGCGCTCGCAACGCGCTGCTGCCGCCACCGGCCAACATCCAGGTTGGCAGCGCGATCGTCGACGCTCGAGTCACGCTCTACGACCAGCCCGAGATCATTGCCGACGCACAGCTCGGCCAGGCGCGCTTCGGGACCACCGACATCAACGCGCTGCGCACGGTGATCAACTATCGCGGTGGTCGTGGCTTCGCCCGTGGCCTCGCCGAGGGCACTGCTGGCGTCCCCTTCCGGATCGCCTTCAACAGCGCGCTCGAGCCCAATCTCTGGCGCGCCGCGTTGCAAGGCCGGATCAACGGGGTGAACGTGCGTACCGCCAGCCCGGCGCGGATCGTGCCCCACAGCGGCAGCTACGAGCTCCTGCCCACGCGCATCGACTTCGACCAAGGCAGCGCCAGGCTGGCCGGCAGCTACGGCAACGCCCTGCGCCTGCAGAGCCGCATCGACGGAGTCGACTTGGGCCTGGTCAATGTCTTTGCGCCGGGCCTCGGTGTCGGCGGCAAGGCAACCGGCAGCCTCGACTTCGTCCAAGCGGGTAATGCCTTCCCCTCGCTCGACGCCAGCCTCGCCATCCGCAACTTTACCCGCACCACCGCCGCGGCGGTTAGCCGGCCGCTCGACGTCAATCTGGTCGCGCGGCTGGCACCGGGGACCGCCACGCTCAACGCGGTGATGCGGACCCGCAGCACCGTGGTCGGTCGGGTGCAGGCGGCGATCGTGCCGCTCGGCAGCGGCGGCTGGACCCAGCGCATCGCCGGCGCCCCGTTGCGCGGCGGTATCCGCTACATCGGCCCGGCCGACGCGCTCTTCTCGCTCGCAGGACTTGCCGACCAGAGCCTCGCCGGGCCGCTCGGCGTCGCCGCCGATTTCTCGGGACGGGTCGAGCGGCCGGCGCTGCAAGGCGTCGTGCGCGGGCGCAGCCTCACCTACACCAACACCACTTACGGCACCCGGCTGACCAATCTCGCCCTGCAGGGCCGATTCACGGGCGAGCGGCTTGAGATTGACCAGCTCAATGCCCAGGCCGGCAATGGCACGCTGACGGGCAGCGGCTACGTCAGCCTGGCGGCGGCGAGCGGCTATCCCGCGCGCTTCACTTTGTCACTCGACAACGCCCGCCTCGCCAACAGCGACGCCCTGCGGGTGACCGCCAGCGGGAATGTGCAGCTGGTCAAGGACGCCAATCAGTCGCCGGTGCTGACCGGCACGGTGCGGTTGCCTGCGACCCGTTATCAGATCATCCGCCAGGGCTCGGCGCAGGTGCCCGAATTGACTGGCGTTCGGTTCAAGCCTCCGCGCGGCCGCCCATTGGTCACCGGCGATGCCCCGCCGCCCTCGGCCGCAGCCAGCTTTGGCGACGTCCGCCTCGACCTCAACATCGTCGCGCCGGGACAATTGTTCGTCAGCGGCATGGGCCTCGAATCGGAGTGGCGCGCCGACCTTCGCGTGACCGGCACCAGCCAGGCCCCGCGGATCGCCGGGAACATCGACCTTGTCCGCGGCACGCTCGGCTTCGCCGGCCGCTCCTTCGAACTGCAGCAGGGGCAGATCCGCTTCGCCGGTGGGAGCACCACCGACGCCACCATCGCGCTGTCCGCGACCGAGACGATCAGCGACGTCGACGTAACGGTGAACGTCACCGGCAACGTGCTCAACCCGCAGATCGCCTTCTCCAGTTCACCCGGCCTGCCGCAGGACGAGATCGTCTCGCGCATTCTGTTCGGCAATTCGGTCGGGCAATTGTCGCCGATCCAGGCGGTGCAGCTCGCCGCGTCGCTCAACACGTTGCGCGGGTCGGGCGGCGGCCTCAACCCGCTCGGCAAGTTGCGGCAGGTGGCCGGAATCGACCGCCTGCGAATCCTCGGTCCAGACGACACCAGCGGCCGCGGGACCGCACTCGCCGCAGGCAAATATATTAGCAAGAACATCTACCTCGAGGTGGTCACCGACGCCCGCGGCTTCACCGCCACTCAGCTTGAGGTGACGCTGAGCCGGGCGCTGTCGATCCTCAGCCAGGCAGGCGGGTCGAACAGCACCAACGTCAATGTCCGCTATCGGAAGAACTACTGA
- a CDS encoding DUF4118 domain-containing protein codes for MPLLRFAPRRSPFATVGGIALGQLLVALATLVALAVASRWGSAAVDMLFLPAVLAAAIWGGVWPALLAAVSAALAYNYFFTAPYHTLRITSAADVVDVVVLFLVALVASQLAAAIRNEAARAEAHAARNATIAGFARRLLGASSENEIADAACAEASTIFGCNAALYRGAPQPVRLSVCPAEAASTPADLAAVLHTLRSGEAAGRDTPRLNPADWTFFPVGDGREPVAALGLARDDGAPPVGDDQRLLLDSLLDQVALALSRVRGSAPAPLGQAA; via the coding sequence ATGCCCCTTTTGAGGTTTGCGCCGAGGCGCTCGCCGTTCGCCACCGTCGGTGGGATCGCGCTTGGTCAGTTGCTGGTGGCGCTCGCCACGCTGGTTGCGCTCGCGGTAGCGAGCCGATGGGGCAGCGCGGCGGTCGACATGCTGTTCCTACCCGCCGTCCTTGCCGCCGCCATTTGGGGCGGGGTGTGGCCGGCGTTGCTGGCGGCGGTTAGCGCGGCACTCGCCTATAATTACTTCTTCACCGCGCCTTACCACACCCTGCGGATCACTTCGGCCGCCGATGTGGTCGACGTCGTGGTGCTGTTCCTCGTCGCGCTGGTCGCCAGCCAGCTCGCCGCCGCGATCCGCAACGAGGCGGCGCGGGCGGAAGCTCATGCCGCGCGCAATGCCACCATCGCGGGCTTCGCGCGCCGATTGCTCGGGGCGAGCAGCGAGAACGAAATTGCCGACGCCGCCTGCGCCGAGGCGAGCACCATCTTCGGCTGCAATGCGGCGCTTTATCGCGGGGCACCGCAGCCGGTCCGGCTGTCGGTCTGTCCAGCCGAGGCGGCGAGCACGCCGGCCGACCTTGCGGCGGTCCTGCATACGCTGCGCAGCGGTGAAGCCGCCGGTCGCGATACGCCGCGGCTAAACCCCGCCGACTGGACGTTCTTTCCGGTCGGGGACGGTCGTGAGCCGGTCGCTGCGCTTGGCCTCGCTCGTGACGACGGCGCGCCGCCCGTCGGCGACGATCAGCGGCTCCTGCTCGACAGCCTGCTTGACCAGGTCGCGCTGGCGCTCAGCCGCGTTCGCGGGTCCGCGCCGGCCCCCCTCGGACAAGCGGCCTGA
- the kdpA gene encoding potassium-transporting ATPase subunit KdpA — MANTTLHGWALIALFVTLTFAMAKPFGALLFALLEGRVPRGLSFLAPVERLLYRAGGIDPEREQGWRGYAVALLLFSLLGILLTYAIERLQFYLPLNPQGFAGVPAPVAFNTAVSFITNTNWQSYSGEATMSNLTQMAALAVHNFLSAATGIAIAFALIRGFSRREAAGIGNFWADLVRVTLYLLLPLCLVYALILVALGVPQTLAGSVTATTLEGARQVIALGPVASQVAIKMLGTNGGGFFNANAAHPFENPGDLSNFIQMLSIFALGAGLTWTFGKAVGNPRQGWAILAAMMILMSGGAAATYVAESAGNPIHNALGVDAASGNMEGKEVRFGTAASALFATVTTDASCGAVNAMHDSFTPLGGLIPMFNIQLGEIVVGGVGAGLYGFLLFAILAIFVAGLMVGRTPEYVGKKIEGREVKLAVLAIAVLPLMILGLTALASVLPQGLEGLLNKGPHGTSEMLYAFSSATGNNGSAFAGLTASNPFWSGTLALAMFVGRFFMIVPALAIAGSLAAKTSHPDGPGSFPTTGGLWVGLLVGLILILGGLTFLPALALGPVADQLAMLRGQLF, encoded by the coding sequence ATGGCCAACACCACACTCCACGGCTGGGCGCTGATCGCCCTGTTCGTCACCCTGACCTTCGCCATGGCGAAGCCGTTCGGCGCCTTGCTATTCGCGCTGCTTGAGGGTCGCGTTCCGCGCGGGCTGAGTTTTTTGGCGCCGGTCGAACGGCTGCTCTATCGCGCCGGCGGGATCGATCCGGAACGCGAGCAGGGGTGGCGCGGCTATGCCGTCGCCTTGCTGCTGTTCAGCCTGCTCGGCATTCTCCTGACTTATGCGATTGAGCGACTGCAATTTTACTTGCCGCTCAATCCGCAAGGGTTTGCGGGTGTGCCGGCGCCGGTCGCCTTCAACACCGCGGTGAGTTTCATCACCAACACCAATTGGCAGAGCTATTCGGGCGAGGCGACCATGTCGAACCTCACCCAGATGGCCGCGCTGGCAGTGCATAACTTCCTTTCCGCGGCGACCGGGATCGCCATCGCCTTTGCGTTGATTCGTGGATTCAGCCGGCGCGAGGCGGCCGGTATCGGCAATTTCTGGGCCGACCTTGTCCGGGTGACGCTCTACCTGCTGCTTCCGCTGTGCCTGGTCTATGCGCTGATCCTGGTCGCGCTGGGCGTGCCGCAGACGCTGGCCGGCTCGGTTACCGCGACCACGCTGGAAGGCGCGCGCCAGGTGATCGCGCTGGGTCCGGTTGCCTCGCAGGTCGCGATCAAGATGCTCGGTACTAACGGCGGCGGTTTCTTCAATGCCAATGCCGCGCACCCGTTCGAAAACCCCGGGGACCTCAGCAATTTCATCCAGATGCTGTCGATCTTCGCACTCGGCGCCGGGCTCACCTGGACCTTCGGCAAAGCCGTCGGCAATCCGCGCCAGGGTTGGGCGATCCTCGCCGCGATGATGATCCTGATGAGCGGGGGCGCCGCCGCGACCTACGTCGCCGAAAGCGCCGGCAACCCCATCCACAACGCGCTCGGCGTCGATGCCGCCTCCGGCAACATGGAGGGCAAGGAAGTCCGCTTCGGCACCGCCGCCTCCGCCCTGTTCGCGACCGTCACCACCGACGCCTCGTGCGGCGCGGTCAACGCGATGCACGACAGCTTCACGCCGCTGGGCGGACTCATCCCGATGTTCAATATCCAGCTGGGTGAAATCGTCGTCGGCGGGGTCGGGGCCGGGCTCTACGGCTTCCTGCTGTTCGCCATCCTGGCGATCTTCGTCGCCGGGCTGATGGTTGGCCGCACCCCCGAATATGTCGGAAAGAAGATCGAAGGGCGTGAGGTCAAGCTGGCGGTGCTCGCCATCGCGGTCCTGCCGCTGATGATCCTCGGGCTGACAGCACTCGCCTCGGTTCTGCCGCAAGGCCTCGAGGGTCTCCTCAACAAGGGCCCCCACGGGACTAGCGAGATGCTTTACGCGTTCAGCTCGGCGACCGGGAATAATGGCTCCGCTTTCGCGGGCCTGACAGCGTCCAATCCGTTTTGGTCGGGCACCTTGGCGCTAGCGATGTTCGTCGGCCGTTTCTTCATGATCGTTCCCGCGCTTGCCATCGCCGGATCGCTCGCCGCCAAGACCAGCCATCCCGACGGTCCGGGCTCATTCCCGACGACGGGCGGGCTGTGGGTCGGCCTGCTGGTCGGGCTAATCTTGATCCTCGGTGGCCTGACCTTCCTGCCCGCACTCGCCCTCGGCCCCGTCGCCGACCAGCTGGCGATGCTCCGCGGCCAGCTCTTTTAA
- a CDS encoding autotransporter assembly complex protein TamA, producing MAFKIVSRGQARLLAGVAAVILSPAAVQAQLVPPPTERPPCPPEASNVAPPPPGANLPSVEPVVCQGELDRSVPPLGADDPALNQPLESVTDFHAKLRAQESAAGTVSPSTDPELAQPLTPLGQFDVREVDYAQPEPTTAAPELRYTVRLDGLATADAETETNLTGEFNGLSALREAKGKAANEAQLSARLTEDSKLLQRILQAEGWYDATVQTRIDRAAATPAPANGATAASPAPPATAVLLVSPGERYKLGSIAIKTAPTIPADLVTKNLALNVGEPIVAERIQGAEANVAVVLPQQGYPFATVGQRDVLLDPDTHLGDYTLPIELGPRSRFGGFRTTGKQAFDVRHVEVLARFKRGQLYDSRQVDDLRQALVATGLFRTVAVAPERSGQANADGTENVTVLVTQDAGPPRTLAASAGYGTGQGFRVEASWTHRNLFPPEGALIATAVAGTQEQGASLIFRRSNAGKRDRTFQGGFEALRSRYDAFDALTGRLFVRLSRDSTPIWRKTFTWAVGAELLGTVEDDYDFDLGRRAKRKYGIGALTGQVGFDQTDSLLEPTKGYRAQLLVQPEGALSDGFRPYLRSQFDASGYYPVSDGIVVAGRARLGTTLGIDRADLAPSRRFYAGGGGSVRGYAYQQLGPKDPDGRPLGGLSLVEGAAEVRYRFGDYGVVGFVDAGQVYAERVPSFRNLRAGVGIGGRFYTNFGPLRLDVATPLGRKPSESRFNIYISIGQAF from the coding sequence TTGGCGTTTAAGATCGTTTCTCGAGGGCAGGCCCGCCTGCTGGCCGGCGTCGCCGCGGTGATCTTGTCGCCGGCTGCCGTGCAGGCGCAGCTGGTCCCGCCGCCGACTGAGCGCCCCCCCTGCCCGCCCGAAGCGTCAAACGTGGCGCCCCCGCCCCCCGGCGCCAATTTGCCATCGGTCGAACCGGTGGTCTGCCAGGGCGAGCTCGACCGGTCGGTCCCGCCCCTCGGCGCCGACGATCCTGCGCTCAACCAGCCGCTCGAAAGTGTCACGGACTTCCACGCCAAGCTCCGTGCGCAGGAAAGTGCGGCGGGGACGGTATCCCCGTCGACCGATCCCGAACTGGCCCAGCCGCTGACCCCGCTTGGCCAATTCGACGTGCGCGAAGTCGATTATGCCCAACCCGAGCCCACCACGGCCGCTCCCGAACTGCGCTACACGGTCCGCCTCGACGGCCTCGCGACGGCGGACGCCGAGACCGAGACCAATCTCACCGGCGAGTTTAATGGCCTCTCCGCCCTGCGCGAAGCCAAGGGCAAGGCGGCCAACGAGGCGCAGCTGTCGGCGCGGCTGACCGAGGACAGCAAGCTACTCCAGCGCATATTGCAGGCCGAGGGTTGGTACGATGCGACGGTGCAGACGCGGATCGATCGCGCTGCGGCGACGCCCGCGCCCGCCAATGGCGCGACCGCGGCCAGCCCGGCTCCGCCAGCGACCGCAGTGCTGCTGGTCTCGCCGGGCGAGCGATATAAATTGGGGTCGATCGCCATCAAGACGGCGCCGACCATCCCGGCCGACCTCGTCACCAAGAACCTCGCGCTCAACGTCGGCGAACCGATCGTGGCCGAACGGATCCAGGGCGCCGAGGCCAATGTCGCGGTCGTCCTGCCGCAGCAGGGCTACCCCTTCGCCACCGTCGGCCAACGCGACGTGCTACTCGACCCCGATACCCACTTGGGCGACTATACGCTGCCGATCGAACTGGGCCCGCGGTCGCGGTTTGGCGGCTTCCGCACGACCGGCAAACAAGCGTTCGACGTTCGTCATGTCGAAGTGCTCGCCCGCTTCAAGCGCGGCCAGCTTTACGACAGCCGCCAGGTCGACGATCTCCGCCAGGCGCTGGTCGCGACCGGGCTGTTCCGAACGGTGGCGGTGGCGCCCGAACGCAGCGGCCAAGCCAACGCCGATGGTACCGAGAATGTCACCGTGCTCGTCACGCAGGATGCGGGGCCGCCGCGAACGCTGGCGGCGAGCGCGGGCTACGGCACCGGCCAAGGCTTCCGGGTCGAGGCGAGCTGGACCCATCGCAACCTTTTCCCGCCCGAAGGAGCGTTGATCGCCACCGCCGTCGCGGGAACGCAGGAACAGGGCGCGAGCCTGATTTTCCGCCGCTCCAACGCGGGCAAGCGCGACCGCACCTTCCAGGGCGGGTTCGAAGCGCTGCGCAGCCGCTACGACGCCTTCGACGCTTTGACCGGGCGGCTGTTCGTGCGGCTGAGCCGCGACAGCACACCGATCTGGCGCAAGACCTTCACCTGGGCGGTGGGAGCCGAGTTGCTCGGAACGGTCGAGGACGATTACGATTTCGATCTCGGGCGGCGGGCCAAGCGCAAATACGGGATCGGCGCGCTGACCGGCCAGGTCGGATTCGACCAGACCGACAGCCTGCTCGAACCGACCAAGGGCTATCGCGCGCAGCTGCTGGTTCAGCCCGAGGGCGCGCTCAGCGACGGTTTCCGCCCCTACTTACGCAGCCAGTTCGACGCGAGCGGCTATTACCCCGTGTCGGACGGCATCGTCGTCGCTGGCCGGGCTCGGCTTGGAACCACGCTCGGCATCGACCGCGCCGACCTCGCGCCGTCGCGGCGTTTTTATGCCGGCGGCGGCGGATCGGTGCGCGGCTACGCTTACCAGCAACTCGGACCCAAGGACCCTGATGGACGCCCGCTGGGCGGATTGAGCCTGGTCGAGGGCGCGGCCGAGGTCCGCTACCGCTTCGGCGATTATGGCGTGGTCGGGTTCGTCGACGCCGGCCAGGTCTACGCCGAGCGTGTGCCGAGCTTCCGCAACCTGCGCGCGGGCGTCGGCATCGGCGGACGCTTCTATACCAACTTCGGACCGTTGCGGCTGGATGTGGCCACGCCGCTCGGCCGAAAGCCAAGTGAGAGCCGATTTAACATCTACATCTCGATCGGTCAGGCCTTCTGA
- a CDS encoding outer membrane beta-barrel protein, with amino-acid sequence MPALVTFCPTSVRPMRDMKPAPRAGHLTTAVVGTVLALAFPLLPSAAQAQTAEQSTLPASEPATPPPVLGPSLTGPLTLNPKPLLVDGGPLGPIGISGVVSVLGSVQSDPSPGDRHDRGLLTNGQLIVQSTEGPVQFYAQVGGYSIPTLGTPLIGARRYSRDTYGLVPVAYVKLVPSDHFSLQIGKLYTLQGAENAFSFQNFNVERGLLFNQTSTINRGVQTNVSAGRLSISVALTDGYYSKRYNWLSGTIGYAASPTDSVTLGLAANLGRTTKASFATPTVLNNGQLYFLSWTHTAGKLTLQPYVQVGHIPADPVLGIAHSVSTYGAALLGKYSLSSRFAVAARAEWIKSTGSAANGAPSLVYGPGSSAWSLTVTPTWQHGIFFVRPEASLVRAAKVAPGFGLGADLSHRSQVRGLVEAGIIF; translated from the coding sequence ATGCCTGCCCTCGTCACTTTCTGTCCGACCAGCGTTCGTCCGATGCGCGATATGAAGCCTGCGCCGCGCGCCGGCCACCTGACGACTGCCGTCGTCGGAACGGTCCTTGCTTTGGCCTTTCCGCTGCTGCCGAGTGCGGCGCAGGCGCAGACGGCCGAGCAAAGCACCCTGCCGGCGTCCGAACCCGCCACACCGCCGCCTGTCCTTGGCCCCTCATTGACTGGCCCGCTCACGCTCAACCCCAAGCCGTTGCTGGTGGACGGCGGTCCACTCGGGCCGATCGGGATCAGCGGGGTCGTCAGTGTCCTCGGCTCAGTCCAGTCCGATCCATCACCCGGCGACCGCCACGACCGTGGGCTGCTCACCAATGGCCAACTGATCGTCCAGTCGACCGAGGGGCCGGTGCAATTCTACGCCCAGGTTGGCGGCTATTCGATCCCGACATTGGGCACTCCGCTAATCGGCGCGCGCCGCTACAGCCGCGACACTTACGGGCTGGTCCCGGTCGCTTATGTGAAGCTGGTTCCAAGCGACCATTTCAGCCTGCAGATTGGCAAGCTCTACACGCTGCAAGGGGCCGAGAACGCGTTCTCGTTCCAGAATTTCAACGTCGAGCGCGGACTGCTGTTCAACCAGACCAGCACGATCAACCGCGGCGTCCAGACCAATGTCTCGGCCGGCAGGCTAAGCATCTCGGTGGCGCTGACCGACGGCTATTATTCCAAGCGCTACAACTGGCTGTCGGGCACGATCGGCTACGCCGCGTCCCCGACCGACAGCGTCACGCTGGGGCTCGCCGCCAACCTCGGCCGCACCACCAAGGCGAGTTTCGCCACGCCGACCGTCCTCAACAACGGGCAGCTCTATTTTCTGAGCTGGACCCACACCGCGGGGAAGTTGACGCTCCAGCCCTATGTCCAGGTCGGGCATATCCCGGCCGATCCGGTGCTCGGCATCGCCCACAGCGTATCGACCTACGGCGCCGCATTGCTCGGCAAATATAGCCTGAGCAGCCGGTTCGCGGTCGCGGCCCGCGCCGAGTGGATCAAGTCGACCGGCAGCGCCGCCAATGGCGCGCCGAGTCTGGTCTACGGGCCGGGCAGCAGCGCCTGGTCACTGACCGTCACCCCGACCTGGCAGCACGGCATCTTCTTCGTCCGGCCCGAGGCGTCGCTGGTGCGCGCCGCCAAGGTGGCGCCCGGCTTCGGGCTCGGCGCCGATCTCTCCCACCGTTCGCAGGTCCGCGGCCTTGTCGAGGCCGGGATCATCTTCTGA
- the kdpF gene encoding K(+)-transporting ATPase subunit F encodes MTLELVLGALTAVGLLIYLIAVLARPERF; translated from the coding sequence ATGACTCTCGAACTTGTCCTCGGTGCGCTGACCGCGGTCGGCCTGCTCATCTATCTCATCGCCGTGCTCGCCCGGCCGGAGCGCTTCTGA